Proteins co-encoded in one Aggregicoccus sp. 17bor-14 genomic window:
- the nth gene encoding endonuclease III codes for MREEVKGVADAAMFELAARGHGSLFEQLVACILSIRTRDEVSLPASLALLGRARTPQQLRALPVEEIDRLIDAVTFHEPKARQIHAIATRVVEEFGGELPADDEVLQSFNGVGPKCAHLALGVALGQEHISVDIHVHRVTNRWGYVRARTPERTLEALERVLPRPYWVELNRLLVPFGKHVCTGVRPRCSSCPVLEMCQQVGVTEHR; via the coding sequence GTGCGCGAGGAGGTCAAGGGCGTCGCAGACGCGGCCATGTTCGAGCTCGCGGCGCGGGGCCATGGCAGCCTCTTCGAGCAGCTGGTCGCATGCATCCTCTCCATCCGCACCCGGGACGAGGTGAGCCTCCCGGCGTCACTCGCGCTGCTGGGCAGGGCGCGCACGCCACAGCAACTGCGGGCGCTGCCGGTGGAGGAGATCGATCGCCTCATCGACGCGGTCACCTTCCACGAGCCGAAGGCGCGGCAGATCCACGCCATCGCCACGCGGGTCGTGGAGGAGTTCGGAGGCGAGCTGCCCGCGGATGACGAGGTGCTGCAGTCCTTCAACGGCGTGGGGCCCAAGTGCGCGCACCTGGCGCTCGGCGTTGCGCTGGGGCAGGAGCACATCAGCGTGGACATCCACGTGCACCGGGTGACGAACCGCTGGGGCTACGTACGGGCGCGCACGCCGGAGCGCACTCTCGAGGCGCTCGAACGGGTGCTCCCGCGTCCCTACTGGGTGGAGCTGAATCGGCTCCTCGTGCCCTTCGGCAAGCACGTGTGCACGGGAGTGCGGCCCCGCTGCTCGAGCTGCCCGGTGCTCGAGATGTGTCAGCAGGTGGGGGTGACGGAGCACCGCTGA
- the argB gene encoding acetylglutamate kinase, with the protein MSGLADFKGRWFVVKIGGELAADRAKLAGSVGKAVRAFLDAGIRVAVVHGGGPQATELTQKLGLTPRMVGGRRVTDEATLEVMKMTLAGQVSVDVAAAFRLANVPALCTTGVSAGLVEAKRRPPSVVSGAGPEPVDFGLVGDVTAVNTALFARLSDAGVVPVLGSLSGDAQGNVFNINADTVATRVAAHLKAAKLFLVSNVPGVLGDKNDPSTRIPTLTPADARAKIASGVIQGGMIPKVEESLAMLDEGIDAIHIVGISPAHALLDEGARAGSAGTAFLRG; encoded by the coding sequence GTGAGCGGTCTCGCGGACTTCAAGGGCCGCTGGTTCGTGGTGAAGATCGGCGGCGAGCTCGCGGCGGACCGCGCGAAGCTCGCCGGCAGCGTGGGCAAGGCGGTGCGCGCCTTCCTCGACGCGGGCATCCGCGTGGCGGTGGTGCACGGCGGCGGGCCCCAGGCGACCGAGCTCACCCAGAAGCTGGGCCTCACCCCCCGCATGGTGGGGGGCCGCCGCGTCACGGACGAGGCCACGCTCGAGGTGATGAAGATGACGCTCGCGGGCCAGGTGTCCGTGGACGTGGCCGCGGCCTTCCGGCTCGCGAACGTGCCGGCGCTGTGCACCACCGGCGTGAGCGCGGGGCTCGTGGAGGCCAAGCGGCGCCCGCCCTCGGTGGTGAGCGGCGCGGGGCCCGAGCCCGTCGACTTCGGGCTGGTGGGCGACGTGACGGCCGTGAACACGGCGCTGTTCGCGCGGCTCTCGGACGCCGGCGTGGTGCCGGTGCTCGGCTCGCTCTCCGGCGATGCGCAGGGCAACGTGTTCAACATCAACGCGGACACCGTGGCCACGCGCGTGGCTGCGCACCTCAAGGCCGCGAAGCTGTTCCTCGTGTCCAACGTGCCCGGCGTGCTCGGGGACAAGAACGATCCGAGCACCCGCATCCCCACGCTCACCCCTGCGGACGCGCGCGCGAAGATTGCCTCCGGCGTCATCCAGGGCGGGATGATCCCCAAGGTGGAGGAGAGCCTCGCGATGCTCGACGAGGGCATCGACGCCATCCACATCGTGGGCATCTCGCCTGCGCACGCGCTGCTCGACGAGGGCGCCCGCGCCGGGAGCGCCGGCACCGCGTTCCTGCGCGGCTGA
- a CDS encoding CHAP domain-containing protein, producing the protein MRTLALLTLPLLAAPALAASQPAPRPVPAPHFDVAQLWVPPPLPAPPPDTDTYAPQPEEAEEAPPTRSAREQVAEAGEAFVFALAAEVFLPPDSEVVPAAGAGAVQARPATFSGRPGPVIARRAVKLVGVRNLRRVVRHVPDDCSGLVRASYESAGIDLVGGGFRPGENAVTAIWRLARRQGALHRHTPHPGDLVFFRETYDRNRDGRRNDGLTHIGVVESVDPDGTVTFIHRASKGVTRSKLNPRQPRTFRTPRGETLNDYLRPASKRLRAYLTGELFVGYAAADRLR; encoded by the coding sequence ATGCGCACGCTCGCCCTGCTCACCCTCCCGCTCCTCGCCGCGCCGGCGCTCGCCGCCTCGCAGCCCGCGCCCCGCCCCGTGCCCGCGCCGCACTTCGACGTGGCGCAGCTCTGGGTGCCGCCGCCGCTGCCCGCCCCGCCCCCCGACACCGACACCTACGCGCCCCAGCCGGAGGAGGCCGAGGAGGCGCCCCCCACGCGCAGTGCCCGGGAGCAGGTGGCCGAGGCCGGTGAGGCCTTCGTCTTCGCGCTCGCCGCCGAGGTGTTCCTCCCGCCGGACAGCGAGGTGGTGCCGGCCGCGGGCGCCGGCGCCGTGCAGGCGCGGCCGGCCACGTTCTCGGGCCGCCCCGGCCCCGTCATCGCCCGGCGCGCGGTGAAGCTGGTGGGCGTGCGCAACCTGCGGCGCGTCGTGCGCCACGTGCCCGACGACTGCTCGGGCCTCGTGCGCGCCTCCTACGAGAGCGCCGGCATCGACCTGGTGGGCGGCGGCTTCCGGCCCGGCGAGAACGCCGTCACCGCCATCTGGCGCCTCGCCCGCCGTCAGGGCGCCCTGCACCGGCACACCCCGCACCCCGGTGACCTCGTGTTCTTCCGCGAGACCTACGATCGCAACCGGGACGGGCGCCGCAACGACGGGCTCACCCACATCGGCGTCGTCGAGTCCGTGGACCCCGATGGCACCGTCACCTTCATCCACCGCGCGAGCAAGGGCGTGACGCGCTCGAAGCTGAACCCCCGCCAGCCGCGCACCTTCCGCACGCCGCGCGGGGAGACGCTGAACGACTACCTGCGGCCTGCGTCCAAGCGGCTGCGGGCGTACCTCACCGGAGAGCTATTCGTGGGGTACGCGGCGGCGGACAGGCTGCGGTAG
- the argC gene encoding N-acetyl-gamma-glutamyl-phosphate reductase gives MANKVKAVVIGGTGYGGAEILRRLLFHPHVEVARVTAVDNIGKRVGDVHLNLAGLTSLTFEQMPPAEAVKGMDVAFLAMPHKTTAKVVMEILSSGVRIVDLSGDFRLRDPAAYAKYYGVEHPAPNTLTDGLFTYGMPELNREAIKKAKYIASPGCFATTIALGLMPLAKAKKLTGPIHTVAATGSSGSGANPQITTHHPLRAVNLRTYKPLEHQHIPEIIQTLETAGGKGMSLEFVPVSAPLPRGIFASSFATVAASTTQEELDAMWKSTFANEPFIRIVGGGRQPEVVGVSGSNYVEVGFTLGPVTGDTRRVVCFSALDNLVKGGAGQSIQSFNVMMGFEEKLTLAEPGLWP, from the coding sequence ATGGCCAACAAGGTCAAGGCAGTGGTCATCGGCGGTACGGGCTACGGCGGCGCGGAGATCCTCCGGCGCCTGCTCTTCCACCCCCACGTGGAGGTCGCGCGCGTCACCGCGGTCGACAACATCGGCAAGCGCGTGGGCGACGTGCACCTCAACCTCGCGGGCCTCACCTCGCTCACCTTCGAGCAGATGCCGCCCGCCGAGGCCGTGAAGGGCATGGACGTGGCGTTCCTCGCGATGCCGCACAAGACCACCGCGAAGGTGGTGATGGAGATCCTCTCCTCGGGCGTGCGCATCGTGGACCTCTCGGGCGACTTCCGCCTGCGCGACCCGGCCGCCTACGCGAAGTACTACGGCGTGGAGCACCCGGCCCCGAACACGCTCACCGACGGCCTCTTCACCTACGGCATGCCGGAGCTCAACCGCGAGGCCATCAAGAAGGCGAAGTACATCGCGAGCCCGGGCTGCTTCGCGACCACCATCGCGCTGGGCCTGATGCCGCTCGCCAAGGCGAAGAAGCTCACCGGCCCCATCCACACGGTGGCCGCGACCGGCTCCTCGGGCAGCGGCGCGAACCCGCAGATCACCACGCACCACCCGCTGCGCGCGGTGAACCTGCGCACCTACAAGCCGCTCGAGCACCAGCACATCCCCGAGATCATCCAGACGCTGGAGACCGCGGGTGGAAAGGGCATGAGCCTCGAGTTCGTGCCGGTGTCCGCGCCGCTGCCGCGCGGCATCTTCGCCTCGTCCTTCGCCACCGTGGCGGCCTCCACCACGCAGGAGGAGCTGGACGCGATGTGGAAGAGCACCTTCGCGAACGAGCCCTTCATCCGCATCGTGGGCGGCGGCCGCCAGCCCGAGGTGGTGGGCGTGAGCGGCAGCAACTACGTGGAGGTGGGCTTCACGCTGGGCCCCGTCACGGGCGACACCCGCCGCGTGGTGTGCTTCAGCGCGCTCGACAACCTGGTGAAGGGCGGCGCGGGCCAGTCCATCCAGAGCTTCAACGTGATGATGGGCTTCGAGGAGAAGCTCACGCTCGCGGAGCCGGGGCTGTGGCCGTGA
- a CDS encoding GNAT family N-acetyltransferase: MPSEPLLRPIEPRDDAAVARIIRTVMPEFGAGGPGFAIHDPEVSAMSAAYAAPGHAYYVLEQAGEVVGGGGIAPLTGGPPGVCELRKMYFLPQARGQGQGERMLRHCLAFAQEAGYRTCYLETLEGMDQAQRLYRRLGFEPLCAPMGATGHHGCDRWYALALQPSR; this comes from the coding sequence ATGCCCTCCGAGCCCCTGCTGCGCCCCATCGAGCCGCGGGACGACGCCGCCGTCGCCCGCATCATCCGCACCGTCATGCCCGAGTTCGGCGCCGGGGGCCCCGGCTTCGCCATCCACGACCCCGAGGTCTCCGCGATGAGCGCTGCTTACGCGGCGCCGGGGCACGCCTACTACGTGCTCGAGCAGGCAGGCGAGGTGGTGGGCGGCGGCGGCATCGCGCCCCTCACGGGTGGACCACCGGGCGTCTGCGAGCTGCGCAAGATGTACTTCCTGCCCCAGGCGCGGGGACAGGGTCAGGGCGAGCGCATGCTGCGCCACTGCCTCGCGTTCGCGCAGGAGGCGGGCTACCGCACGTGTTACCTGGAGACGCTGGAGGGCATGGACCAGGCGCAGCGCCTCTACCGGCGCCTCGGCTTCGAGCCGCTGTGCGCTCCGATGGGCGCGACGGGACACCACGGCTGCGACCGCTGGTACGCGCTCGCGCTCCAGCCCTCGCGCTGA